The Anopheles coluzzii chromosome 2, AcolN3, whole genome shotgun sequence genome window below encodes:
- the LOC125906450 gene encoding uncharacterized protein LOC125906450, with amino-acid sequence MYFTSSHDSSHICQVRNVNKHGQLPVKIVCRIIVKFYVKSREKEKHHFIPKFGNIRPSMIEQLCVCMPTKYDAVSTTITKAGCDRDRHILNWTNTPVVVYLQANQRCHTPQNSMERKVL; translated from the exons ATGTATTTCACTTCGTCACATGACAGCTCGCATATCTGTCAAGtcagaaacgtaaacaaacacggaCAACTGCCCGTAAAGATTGTGTGCAGAATAATCGTGAAATTTTATGTGAAATCTCGAGAAAAG gaaaaacatcatttcatcCCGAAATTTGGCAACATTCGTCCGAGTATGATcgagcagctgtgtgtgtgtatgccgacGAAATACGACGCCG TTTCTACAACAATCACTAAAGCCGgctgtgatcgtgatcggcacattctcaactggaccaacacaccggtcgttgtgtatcttcaagcaaaccaacgttgccatacaccacaaaatagcatggaaaggaaagtattaTAA